Proteins from a single region of Bdellovibrio svalbardensis:
- a CDS encoding MFS transporter — MSSSLSTNSPSTNSKQLSPTTVWIMAIATGLSVANLYYNQPLLADLQASFGITVKEVGIIPTLTQVGYALGMLFLVPLGDMFEKRKLIVITSLLVTIALLIAATAQSLLTMAIASLLIGLMTMTPQLILPFAAHLAEAKTRGKVIGIIMAGLLIGILLSRTLSGFVGSIFGWRAVFYFASALMMVLAAGLYFILPSSEVSFSGSYGKLLKSIWTIVKEEPTLRQSSLIGAMIFGIFSSIWATLIFVLSAPHFGYGAKEVGLFGLLGAAGAAAAPLMGRVSDKKGPRYGLGLGLVVIAFSVLILFFSGKSMLGLILGIFIMDFGLQAAHVSNQTRIFALREDARSRINTVYMFTYFMGGAMGSLLGSFAWNTGEWTGVSILCAILSALSLFTFWLGRKTA, encoded by the coding sequence ATGTCATCCTCACTTTCTACAAATTCACCGTCTACAAACTCCAAGCAACTCTCCCCGACAACTGTTTGGATCATGGCCATTGCCACTGGGCTCAGCGTCGCGAATCTTTACTACAACCAACCTCTCCTGGCAGATCTTCAAGCCAGCTTTGGTATCACCGTTAAAGAAGTCGGTATCATTCCAACTCTGACCCAAGTGGGCTACGCCTTGGGAATGCTCTTTCTAGTTCCCTTGGGGGATATGTTTGAAAAACGCAAACTGATCGTCATCACATCCCTTTTGGTGACGATAGCCTTATTGATCGCAGCGACAGCACAAAGTCTGCTCACGATGGCCATTGCCAGCCTTCTCATTGGTCTCATGACCATGACTCCTCAGCTGATTCTTCCTTTTGCCGCCCACCTCGCAGAAGCGAAAACACGCGGTAAAGTCATTGGCATCATCATGGCGGGGCTCCTTATCGGAATCTTACTCTCCCGAACCTTGAGTGGATTTGTTGGCTCCATCTTTGGCTGGAGAGCGGTGTTCTATTTTGCCAGCGCGCTCATGATGGTTCTTGCTGCAGGTCTTTATTTCATCCTACCCTCCAGCGAGGTTTCATTCTCTGGATCTTATGGAAAACTTTTAAAATCCATTTGGACGATCGTGAAAGAGGAACCCACTCTTCGCCAATCCTCCCTTATCGGTGCGATGATTTTTGGTATCTTTAGTTCGATCTGGGCCACTTTGATATTTGTTCTTTCCGCACCTCATTTCGGTTACGGAGCGAAGGAAGTGGGATTGTTCGGGCTTCTCGGAGCAGCCGGAGCCGCAGCCGCTCCTTTAATGGGAAGAGTCTCTGACAAAAAAGGACCGCGCTATGGTCTTGGCTTAGGATTGGTCGTAATAGCATTTTCTGTTTTGATTCTCTTTTTCTCCGGAAAAAGCATGTTGGGTTTGATTTTAGGAATCTTTATTATGGATTTCGGACTGCAAGCGGCCCACGTCTCAAACCAAACACGCATCTTTGCTTTACGCGAAGATGCACGCAGCCGCATCAACACAGTCTATATGTTCACTTACTTCATGGGCGGGGCGATGGGCTCACTCTTGGGATCTTTCGCCTGGAATACGGGTGAATGGACGGGTGTTTCTATTTTGTGCGCAATTCTTTCAGCACTCAGTCTGTTTACTTTTTGGCTGGGAAGAAAAACAGCTTAA
- a CDS encoding [protein-PII] uridylyltransferase family protein, which translates to MAHKSFLTTEQFSQAAEILTPPLMTPDGDVRQVFCFSSESFSHWLGVKLEERLQAIPGWREAHPIMLGSWARGELSPKSDIDVLFCGAEEKVKIFVDQVQESGLKLRYRMPKNPDDWTENVEAFDILALLKARPLTPEGAKKLFEQQKLIWAKKKHFRRVLLKAVQEERKNREKRFDSITNYLEPNIKYGPGGLRDLEQGLQIYELFAEKFVNPGHALNVLNYYRNYLLCLRQKLHLEGHGDILSSSTQFELAKWMGFKTHKDFMRGLQRGLSRVHFFSDWIVEVAESSEEKLKKIERTEFKKSEDLYEELHKNSSVLVQKKVREHLDDFYSDAQIKKTARSRGKLLEDVLSVKTSDEVLVSVFRSRLIDKLVPEISRLVGYVQHDQYHRFTADSHIMQACREAKRLYSKPKELGPLKFLHGHLTAYDWKVLSWSCLYHDLAKGLEASEHSEAGTLIVERDFKAFGFSKAFTDDVSWMVKNHLELSQAAFRKNMKDPKVWQDLKDKGVESARLYRLALFTAIDIRATNPEAWNEWKAKLLKDLVESLSSKKAQGYFDFYSLKKKKHLQISEEIYEELGAVLVESLSMKDLVEDLKAAEQSSESLAPKILKTRKGEIWIRFHDRYDRKGILADYVAQLYSLGLGVRHASIHTLPKVGVYDWFQVTTQKNLQQLSQILKSSQLKNQKTVPTAVSTVLPTVRFDSIQLVSADEKEWVISFKGPDQSGLLAVAAKSLSDAGVSIKSARVHTWGRQVDDIFFVKAQDRKQEEASLLIQSLRDTFKIEA; encoded by the coding sequence ATGGCTCATAAGTCTTTTCTGACCACAGAACAATTTTCTCAAGCGGCTGAGATATTAACTCCGCCGCTGATGACACCTGATGGAGATGTTCGTCAGGTGTTCTGCTTTTCGTCGGAAAGCTTTTCGCATTGGTTGGGTGTGAAGCTTGAGGAGCGTCTGCAGGCTATTCCTGGATGGCGGGAAGCCCATCCCATTATGCTGGGCTCCTGGGCGCGTGGAGAGCTCAGTCCTAAATCAGATATCGATGTTTTATTTTGTGGCGCTGAAGAAAAGGTAAAAATCTTTGTCGATCAAGTTCAAGAGTCTGGTCTGAAGCTGCGTTATCGCATGCCAAAGAATCCTGACGACTGGACTGAGAATGTCGAAGCCTTTGATATCTTGGCCTTGCTAAAGGCTCGCCCCTTGACCCCAGAGGGGGCGAAAAAACTTTTTGAACAGCAAAAATTAATCTGGGCGAAAAAGAAACATTTTCGCAGAGTACTTTTGAAAGCAGTTCAAGAGGAACGCAAGAATCGCGAAAAGCGTTTTGATTCTATCACCAACTATCTGGAACCAAATATTAAGTATGGCCCAGGGGGCTTGCGGGATCTTGAGCAAGGTTTGCAGATCTATGAACTATTCGCTGAAAAGTTTGTGAATCCTGGGCATGCCTTGAATGTTTTGAACTACTATCGCAACTACCTGTTGTGCCTTCGCCAGAAGCTTCATCTGGAGGGACACGGTGATATTCTTTCAAGCTCCACACAATTTGAACTTGCAAAATGGATGGGTTTTAAAACTCACAAGGACTTCATGCGTGGACTGCAGCGTGGTCTTTCACGGGTGCATTTCTTTTCTGATTGGATTGTTGAAGTTGCGGAAAGTTCTGAAGAGAAATTAAAAAAGATCGAGCGAACTGAATTTAAAAAATCGGAAGATCTTTACGAAGAGTTACATAAGAATTCCAGTGTTTTGGTTCAGAAAAAAGTCCGTGAACATTTGGATGATTTCTATTCTGATGCACAAATCAAAAAGACCGCGCGAAGTCGCGGAAAACTATTGGAAGACGTTCTTTCAGTTAAGACTTCTGATGAAGTTCTGGTGAGTGTTTTCCGATCCCGTTTGATTGATAAATTAGTCCCGGAAATTTCTCGTTTGGTTGGCTATGTTCAGCATGACCAATATCATCGCTTTACGGCGGATTCCCATATTATGCAGGCTTGCCGCGAAGCCAAGCGTCTTTACTCCAAACCAAAAGAGTTGGGCCCACTTAAATTTTTGCATGGGCATCTGACGGCATATGATTGGAAAGTCCTTTCCTGGTCTTGCCTGTATCATGATCTCGCAAAAGGTTTGGAAGCTTCGGAGCATTCTGAGGCCGGGACCTTGATTGTTGAGCGCGATTTCAAAGCCTTTGGTTTTTCCAAAGCGTTTACTGACGATGTTTCCTGGATGGTGAAGAACCATCTGGAACTTTCTCAAGCAGCTTTTCGAAAAAACATGAAGGACCCCAAAGTCTGGCAGGATCTCAAAGACAAAGGTGTCGAGTCGGCGCGTTTGTATCGTCTGGCTTTGTTTACAGCCATTGATATTCGTGCGACGAATCCTGAAGCTTGGAATGAATGGAAAGCAAAGCTTTTGAAAGACTTGGTAGAAAGTCTAAGCTCCAAGAAAGCCCAGGGTTATTTCGATTTCTATTCTTTGAAAAAGAAGAAGCATCTGCAGATCTCGGAAGAAATTTATGAAGAGCTGGGAGCCGTTTTAGTGGAAAGTCTTTCGATGAAGGATTTGGTGGAAGATCTTAAGGCGGCTGAGCAAAGCTCAGAAAGCCTGGCTCCGAAGATTTTAAAAACTCGCAAAGGGGAGATTTGGATTCGCTTCCATGATCGTTATGATCGCAAGGGCATCCTGGCAGATTATGTGGCGCAATTATATTCCTTGGGCTTAGGGGTTCGTCATGCCTCTATTCATACTCTTCCCAAGGTGGGTGTTTATGACTGGTTTCAGGTAACGACACAAAAAAATCTGCAACAGCTATCGCAGATTTTAAAAAGTTCCCAACTGAAGAATCAAAAAACAGTTCCAACGGCAGTTTCAACTGTGCTTCCAACAGTGAGGTTTGATTCAATTCAGCTTGTGAGCGCTGACGAAAAAGAATGGGTGATTAGCTTTAAAGGTCCCGATCAATCAGGATTGCTGGCGGTGGCAGCCAAGTCTTTAAGTGATGCTGGCGTGAGTATTAAGTCCGCGCGAGTTCATACTTGGGGACGCCAAGTGGATGATATCTTCTTTGTAAAAGCTCAGGATAGAAAACAGGAAGAGGCGTCCCTTTTGATTCAGTCTCTAAGGGACACCTTCAAAATCGAAGCTTAA
- the mutS gene encoding DNA mismatch repair protein MutS: MSNLTPLMKQYWDIKSVHQDKILLFRMGDFFEMFFDDAVKAAPVLGIALTQRNKKSQDETPMCGMPHHSIAGPINKLLSHGFKIAICDQLEDPKLAKGIVKRGVTRVLTPGMVYDSDTLDGTKAHYLVSVDSESISFLDSTTGEAFFFKSKKTQDLLRFLQILPVAEIVIAQADEALLGGLQNLLVSHHEELKDSAHDLLKNGAPQTAARLLSYVTALSGEEALATLSPFVERDLEHRLDVSSTTLRHLEIFSTYKGEGLGSLFHAINRTQTSAGSRLLRQWLSFPLRDPKAIENRLSSVEFWRSHVLELKRVRQILGQMGDIERRLGKISQPQCNGRDLLALAGSVHAGISALEVLLHTSGGTANFEPLRNLAYKIERTLVEDPPLATKQGYLIRTGVSSELDELIELSTNAQAMVARMEAEEKEKTGISSLKIRYNNVFGYYIEITNTHKDKAPANYQRKQTLTNAERYCTDELVELERKVLSANTKRADLEFEFFEALRKEILAQCPALLTLAHECSEVDVISSLAWLSLEEKYVRPQFTNDGSLKLKASRHPVVEQTVKSQFVANDIELRPHSCLLLTGPNMAGKSTLMRQVALMSIMAQMGSFVPCDEAHLPLFDSIFTRIGASDQLSEGLSTFMVEMIETSAMLKNATKDSLVILDEVGRGTSTFDGMCLAQSILEHLLSDVKALTFFATHYHELTSLDQSFSQITNAHMTVAERNGEIRFLHTLVKGPALKSYGVQVAELAGLPATVTKRAKGLLREIESKRVQASSQLSLLDQLSSIPVYEEMAAPVPSVDPETLRREETLKSLMDEVQKYPLMQMSPLEAMNQIAKWKEIVSNSVS, translated from the coding sequence ATGTCGAATCTCACTCCTCTCATGAAGCAATACTGGGACATTAAGTCCGTTCATCAAGATAAAATCCTTCTTTTTAGAATGGGGGATTTCTTTGAAATGTTCTTTGATGATGCGGTCAAAGCGGCCCCGGTTTTAGGGATCGCTCTTACGCAACGAAATAAAAAATCACAAGATGAAACCCCGATGTGCGGGATGCCACATCACTCGATTGCGGGGCCTATTAACAAGCTGCTATCTCATGGCTTTAAGATTGCGATTTGTGATCAGCTTGAAGATCCGAAACTTGCTAAAGGAATCGTGAAGCGCGGGGTGACGCGCGTTCTGACTCCGGGAATGGTTTATGATTCGGATACTCTGGATGGGACCAAAGCCCACTACTTGGTGAGTGTTGATTCTGAATCCATCAGTTTCCTGGATTCAACCACTGGTGAAGCATTCTTCTTTAAGTCTAAGAAAACTCAAGATCTTCTGCGGTTCCTTCAGATACTTCCGGTTGCAGAGATCGTCATTGCACAAGCAGATGAAGCCCTCTTGGGTGGTTTGCAAAATCTTCTGGTTTCCCATCATGAGGAGCTGAAGGATTCTGCCCATGACCTTTTGAAAAATGGGGCGCCCCAGACAGCGGCAAGGCTTTTGAGTTATGTGACGGCTCTTTCTGGTGAAGAGGCTTTGGCGACATTGTCACCTTTCGTTGAAAGAGATCTTGAACATCGTCTTGATGTATCAAGCACAACTCTTCGACACCTTGAGATTTTTTCCACTTATAAAGGCGAAGGACTTGGCAGTTTGTTCCATGCCATTAATCGCACGCAGACCTCAGCGGGCAGTCGCTTGCTTCGTCAATGGTTGAGCTTTCCGTTGCGCGATCCAAAGGCGATTGAAAATCGTCTGTCATCTGTCGAATTCTGGAGAAGTCACGTCCTTGAGTTGAAACGGGTTCGTCAGATATTGGGGCAGATGGGGGATATTGAACGCCGCCTCGGTAAGATTTCTCAGCCTCAATGCAATGGGCGAGATCTGTTGGCATTAGCGGGCAGTGTGCATGCAGGGATCAGTGCGCTGGAAGTGCTTTTGCATACATCAGGAGGCACGGCGAACTTTGAACCTCTTCGCAATCTGGCCTACAAAATTGAACGCACCTTGGTGGAAGACCCGCCTCTTGCGACCAAACAAGGCTACTTGATCCGTACCGGAGTTTCTTCTGAATTGGATGAGTTGATTGAGTTATCAACCAATGCTCAAGCCATGGTCGCGCGCATGGAGGCTGAAGAGAAAGAAAAGACAGGCATCTCAAGCCTGAAGATTCGGTATAACAATGTTTTTGGTTATTATATCGAAATCACCAATACTCATAAAGACAAGGCGCCGGCGAACTATCAGCGCAAGCAGACTTTGACGAACGCAGAGAGATACTGCACGGATGAGTTGGTGGAGCTTGAAAGAAAAGTACTGAGCGCGAATACCAAACGTGCAGATCTTGAATTTGAATTCTTTGAAGCTTTGAGAAAAGAAATCCTCGCGCAATGCCCGGCACTTTTGACCTTGGCGCATGAGTGCAGCGAAGTGGATGTGATCTCAAGTCTTGCCTGGTTAAGTCTTGAAGAAAAATATGTACGTCCTCAGTTTACGAATGATGGCTCCTTGAAGTTAAAGGCCAGCCGTCATCCCGTGGTGGAACAAACTGTGAAATCTCAGTTTGTTGCAAATGATATCGAACTGCGTCCTCATTCTTGCTTGCTTCTGACGGGGCCGAACATGGCCGGTAAGTCGACTTTGATGAGACAAGTCGCTTTGATGTCGATCATGGCACAAATGGGCAGTTTCGTTCCCTGTGATGAAGCGCATTTGCCATTGTTTGATTCTATCTTCACGCGTATCGGTGCTAGCGATCAGTTGTCCGAAGGTCTTTCTACTTTCATGGTTGAGATGATTGAGACATCAGCCATGTTGAAGAATGCCACGAAGGACTCTTTGGTGATTCTGGATGAAGTGGGGCGCGGCACGAGTACTTTTGATGGTATGTGCCTGGCACAATCTATTCTTGAGCACCTTTTGAGTGATGTGAAAGCATTGACCTTCTTTGCGACTCATTACCATGAACTGACTTCTTTGGATCAAAGCTTCTCGCAAATTACCAACGCCCACATGACTGTGGCGGAACGAAATGGCGAAATCCGATTCCTTCATACTTTGGTGAAAGGACCGGCCCTGAAGTCTTACGGTGTGCAGGTTGCGGAATTGGCAGGTTTGCCAGCGACAGTGACGAAGCGGGCAAAAGGTTTGCTGCGTGAAATTGAATCCAAAAGAGTTCAAGCAAGCAGTCAGTTGTCTTTGTTGGATCAATTGTCATCAATCCCGGTTTACGAAGAAATGGCAGCGCCCGTGCCGTCTGTGGATCCAGAAACTCTTCGTCGCGAAGAGACTTTGAAGAGTTTGATGGACGAGGTTCAGAAGTATCCTTTGATGCAAATGAGTCCACTCGAGGCGATGAACCAGATTGCCAAATGGAAAGAAATCGTTTCAAACTCTGTATCATAA
- the mpl gene encoding UDP-N-acetylmuramate:L-alanyl-gamma-D-glutamyl-meso-diaminopimelate ligase — MDLKPGCHIHLMGICGTAMASMAGLLKDRGFKITGSDMNPYPPMSTQLESLGITIQKGYKAENLHPQPDFVIVGNVISKSNEEAQELMKLGIPYTSLPKAMGELIIADRESVVISGTHGKTTTTSMMSWVAENAGVKPGFLIGGIPKNFSQSFKNPEGNYFIIEGDEYDTAFFDKVPKFIHYKPKHVILTSVEFDHADIYKDLQAVKDSFARLMTLIPENGTLLACAEDANVLELRKLAKCKNSFTYGFKAEADFRAKVLFQNEKGVGFEVHHKGEILGPYSMQITGDYNILNATAVIAMSKILGFSENRIQIAMESFEGVKRRQEILGEPNGILVIEDFAHHPTAVRETVKGIQKKYPSRKVFSVFEPRSATSRRKVFQKDYVEAFKGSHEVLLAKAFDQSKIDSEDRFSSEELVADLQKSGVTAGAFDSADHIVEALKSRAKTGDVILIMSNGGFDGIYTKLMKALE; from the coding sequence ATGGATTTAAAACCTGGTTGTCATATTCACTTGATGGGTATTTGCGGAACGGCGATGGCCTCTATGGCGGGCTTATTGAAAGATCGCGGATTTAAGATCACGGGCAGTGATATGAATCCGTATCCTCCGATGTCGACTCAGCTTGAAAGTCTGGGAATCACAATTCAAAAAGGCTACAAGGCCGAAAATCTTCATCCTCAACCGGACTTTGTTATCGTAGGGAACGTCATCTCTAAGAGCAACGAAGAGGCGCAAGAGTTGATGAAGTTGGGAATTCCCTATACGTCTTTGCCGAAAGCGATGGGTGAGTTGATTATCGCAGATCGCGAAAGTGTTGTGATCTCAGGAACTCATGGAAAAACAACCACGACATCGATGATGTCCTGGGTTGCTGAAAATGCGGGAGTGAAACCGGGATTCTTGATCGGTGGTATTCCTAAGAATTTCTCTCAGTCATTTAAAAATCCAGAGGGAAATTATTTTATTATTGAGGGTGATGAATACGATACGGCTTTCTTTGATAAAGTACCGAAGTTCATTCATTACAAGCCGAAACATGTGATTCTGACTTCTGTGGAGTTCGATCACGCAGATATTTATAAAGACCTTCAAGCTGTAAAAGATTCTTTTGCGCGTTTGATGACTTTGATTCCTGAAAATGGAACTTTGTTGGCTTGTGCGGAAGATGCGAATGTCCTGGAGTTGCGCAAACTTGCTAAGTGCAAAAACTCATTCACCTATGGCTTTAAAGCGGAGGCGGATTTCCGCGCGAAAGTTCTTTTCCAGAATGAAAAAGGCGTGGGTTTTGAGGTTCATCATAAAGGTGAGATCCTAGGACCATACTCGATGCAAATCACCGGGGATTATAATATTCTTAATGCGACAGCCGTGATTGCAATGTCGAAAATTCTTGGATTTTCGGAAAACAGAATTCAAATCGCGATGGAGTCTTTTGAAGGCGTCAAACGACGTCAGGAAATTTTGGGCGAGCCGAATGGCATTCTGGTGATTGAAGATTTCGCGCATCATCCAACAGCTGTGCGTGAAACCGTTAAGGGAATTCAGAAGAAATATCCAAGCAGAAAAGTCTTCTCTGTGTTTGAACCAAGAAGTGCGACGTCTCGCCGTAAAGTCTTCCAAAAAGATTACGTGGAGGCGTTTAAGGGCTCTCACGAGGTTCTTTTGGCCAAAGCCTTCGATCAATCGAAGATCGACAGCGAAGACAGATTCTCCAGTGAAGAGCTGGTCGCGGATCTGCAAAAATCCGGTGTCACTGCGGGAGCCTTTGATTCTGCCGATCATATCGTCGAAGCTCTTAAGTCTCGTGCAAAAACAGGCGACGTCATTCTCATCATGAGCAACGGCGGATTCGACGGCATTTATACAAAACTCATGAAAGCCCTTGAGTAA
- a CDS encoding serine hydrolase domain-containing protein, with protein MKYSVLEKNLITQLEDRIRDTTPGVMVRAYQGGKIICDIAVGNTYAYYDLASLTKIIFTQQAMMYAFELGKWNFETKVSDLLPWFAHKETKLTELLTHSSGLAWWMPFYQELNMALPRDQRREQLRGILQNLKLEKQETAIYSDVGFIVLSYVLEKLFDKPILDVWTDIKNKFYLGTTLEFHPDNQTSIKSSLFAPTEECPVRKKLVQGEVHDLNCWSMGGVSTHAGLFGSIDDVGWYSLHLRSQLMGIARYSIRQKTAQLFAKRALPEGKGDWAMGYMMPTPGSASCGAYFSLDSIGHTGFTGTSMWYDPKMDMSVIVLSNRVLYGSENKAFSKLRPEIHNWIVENYRRSGV; from the coding sequence ATGAAATACTCAGTTCTTGAGAAAAATCTCATCACTCAGCTTGAAGATCGTATTCGTGATACAACCCCAGGAGTCATGGTTCGTGCTTATCAAGGTGGTAAAATCATCTGTGATATCGCAGTCGGCAACACCTATGCCTATTATGATTTGGCGAGTTTGACGAAGATCATTTTTACTCAGCAGGCGATGATGTATGCCTTTGAGTTGGGGAAATGGAATTTTGAGACAAAAGTTTCGGATCTTCTTCCTTGGTTTGCTCATAAAGAAACAAAATTGACAGAGCTCTTAACTCACAGCTCAGGTCTTGCCTGGTGGATGCCATTTTATCAGGAACTCAACATGGCATTGCCGCGCGATCAACGTCGCGAGCAGCTTCGTGGGATTCTGCAGAATTTGAAATTGGAAAAGCAAGAGACTGCTATTTATTCTGACGTGGGATTTATTGTTTTGAGTTATGTGCTTGAGAAACTCTTTGATAAGCCCATCTTGGATGTTTGGACGGACATTAAAAACAAGTTCTATCTGGGAACCACGCTGGAGTTCCATCCGGACAACCAGACTTCAATCAAATCATCTTTGTTTGCTCCGACGGAGGAGTGCCCTGTTCGTAAGAAATTGGTACAAGGCGAAGTTCATGACTTGAATTGCTGGTCTATGGGAGGCGTTTCGACTCATGCTGGACTTTTCGGCAGTATCGATGACGTGGGCTGGTATTCACTGCATTTGCGTTCGCAATTGATGGGGATTGCTCGCTATTCCATTCGTCAGAAAACGGCTCAGTTGTTTGCAAAGCGTGCTTTGCCAGAGGGAAAAGGTGACTGGGCGATGGGTTATATGATGCCGACGCCGGGATCCGCAAGCTGCGGAGCCTATTTCTCTTTAGATTCTATCGGACACACGGGATTCACTGGAACCTCGATGTGGTACGATCCTAAGATGGATATGAGCGTTATTGTTCTCTCGAATCGCGTTTTGTACGGATCTGAAAATAAAGCCTTTTCAAAACTGCGCCCTGAAATACATAATTGGATTGTAGAAAATTACAGAAGGTCTGGTGTTTGA
- a CDS encoding S66 peptidase family protein — MEHWKFLQENDIVDVVAPGYPSQPHEIDGAHDFLVKWKLVPRIPKGLVKPHFLHANEDEQRFSFLKAAIESKDSRTIWCLRGGYGSNRLLPMLAKLKKPKEPKLLIGISDITSIHTFLIQEWGWPTLHAPLLDRLGRKLVSPKHEKELHRILFGQEKAVEFKKLKPLNDSAKKIKSLKSKIVGGNLTVLQSSMGTPWQINADKSLLFIEDLGERGYRIDRMLEQFRQGGVLKKCQGIILGDFIGGEEPSTGKNNFDLVFKRWAQDLDIPLFKGLEAGHASVQRPVPFNTSCVLQLEGGKAHLTIQTGGKA, encoded by the coding sequence GTGGAACATTGGAAGTTCTTGCAGGAAAATGACATCGTTGATGTGGTGGCTCCTGGCTACCCGTCGCAGCCTCATGAAATCGATGGTGCGCATGATTTTTTGGTTAAGTGGAAGTTGGTTCCACGTATTCCGAAGGGGTTGGTAAAACCGCACTTCTTGCATGCCAATGAAGATGAGCAGCGCTTTTCATTTTTAAAAGCCGCCATTGAATCGAAAGATTCCCGAACGATCTGGTGTTTGCGTGGGGGCTACGGCAGCAATCGTCTTCTTCCAATGTTGGCGAAACTAAAGAAACCAAAAGAGCCGAAGTTGCTTATTGGTATTAGCGATATCACCTCTATTCATACTTTTTTGATTCAAGAATGGGGATGGCCCACTTTGCATGCGCCCCTTTTGGATCGTTTGGGCAGAAAACTTGTTTCTCCGAAACATGAAAAAGAGCTGCATAGAATTCTTTTCGGTCAGGAGAAGGCGGTTGAGTTTAAAAAACTGAAACCTTTGAATGACTCGGCTAAGAAAATCAAAAGCTTAAAATCCAAAATAGTCGGTGGAAACCTCACGGTTCTTCAATCTTCCATGGGAACGCCTTGGCAGATTAACGCTGACAAGTCTTTGTTGTTTATTGAAGATTTGGGTGAGCGTGGGTATCGCATCGATCGGATGCTGGAACAATTCCGTCAAGGGGGAGTTCTAAAGAAATGCCAGGGCATTATCCTGGGTGACTTTATTGGTGGAGAAGAGCCATCAACTGGTAAAAATAATTTTGATTTAGTGTTTAAACGCTGGGCTCAGGATCTGGATATTCCACTCTTTAAAGGGTTGGAAGCGGGTCATGCTTCAGTGCAAAGACCGGTGCCTTTCAATACTTCGTGCGTCCTTCAGCTTGAAGGCGGAAAAGCGCACCTCACTATACAGACAGGGGGAAAAGCCTAA
- the purB gene encoding adenylosuccinate lyase gives MIERYTRPEMGLLWDMDHKFGKMMEVEVTVAQVQAQLGLIPKVAAKTITQKARFNVKRISEIEKETKHDVIAFVSNLAENIGPHGKYVHFGMTSSDVLDTAFSLQVREAGQVLMLSILNLERSLKSLVTKHAETMCAGRTHGMFAEPTTFGFKMAGFLTEVRRNKKRVKDALDNMAICKLSGAVGTYSSQSPKVELMVAKKLKLKPELIATQVIPRDRHAEMMTALAMLGTGLERLAIELRHLQRSDVGEVTEGFTKGQKGSSAMPHKKNPISAENITGLSRLLRGYAVAALEDVALWHERDISHSSVERVIFPDAFIVADYAVTRMSILLDGLDVNKKRMMDNIDSSQGQLFSSHVLLALVAKGMRREDAYSLVQRLCHSLGFGENLKDKLMGDDDVRALLKPKEIEEIFTGKKHKKTIKDILKRVK, from the coding sequence GTGATCGAAAGATACACTCGCCCAGAGATGGGACTTCTTTGGGATATGGATCATAAGTTTGGCAAGATGATGGAAGTTGAGGTGACTGTCGCTCAGGTGCAGGCTCAACTGGGTCTTATTCCTAAGGTCGCGGCAAAAACCATCACGCAGAAAGCTCGCTTTAATGTAAAACGAATTTCTGAAATTGAAAAAGAAACCAAACACGATGTGATCGCCTTTGTCAGTAACCTGGCGGAGAATATTGGTCCACATGGAAAATATGTTCACTTCGGAATGACTTCATCGGATGTTTTGGACACTGCCTTCAGTTTGCAGGTTCGTGAAGCCGGACAAGTCTTGATGCTTTCAATTTTGAATCTTGAAAGATCTTTGAAAAGTTTGGTGACCAAGCATGCAGAGACTATGTGTGCCGGACGCACTCATGGCATGTTTGCAGAGCCGACGACATTTGGTTTTAAAATGGCGGGTTTCCTGACGGAGGTTCGTCGTAATAAAAAACGCGTGAAAGATGCTCTTGATAATATGGCCATCTGTAAATTGAGTGGGGCTGTTGGGACTTACTCAAGTCAATCTCCAAAAGTCGAGTTGATGGTTGCAAAAAAATTGAAGTTGAAGCCTGAACTGATTGCGACCCAAGTGATTCCTCGGGATCGTCATGCGGAAATGATGACGGCGCTGGCTATGCTTGGAACTGGATTGGAACGTTTAGCTATTGAGCTTCGTCATCTGCAACGAAGTGACGTGGGTGAAGTGACTGAAGGGTTTACCAAGGGCCAAAAAGGCTCTTCGGCAATGCCTCATAAAAAAAATCCTATCAGCGCTGAAAATATCACCGGTCTTTCGCGGTTGCTTCGTGGCTATGCAGTGGCAGCTCTTGAAGATGTGGCTTTGTGGCATGAACGGGATATTTCACATTCTTCTGTTGAGCGTGTGATTTTCCCGGATGCCTTTATTGTTGCAGACTATGCCGTGACCCGTATGAGTATTTTGCTCGATGGTCTGGATGTGAATAAAAAACGCATGATGGATAATATCGATAGCTCTCAAGGTCAGTTGTTCAGTTCTCATGTTTTGCTGGCCTTGGTGGCAAAAGGGATGCGTCGTGAAGATGCTTACTCTTTGGTTCAGCGGCTTTGTCATTCTTTGGGTTTTGGAGAAAACTTGAAAGACAAGTTAATGGGTGACGATGATGTTCGGGCCCTTTTGAAGCCAAAAGAGATTGAAGAGATCTTCACTGGTAAAAAGCACAAAAAAACTATTAAAGATATTTTGAAACGAGTGAAGTAG